From the Macrobrachium nipponense isolate FS-2020 chromosome 17, ASM1510439v2, whole genome shotgun sequence genome, the window aaggtgttcaattattcttgttaatcataaattgaaaatgtataaagaaagacttcgcctgttcccctCCCAACTAGCTCTGCTGCCAGAGTAAATAgatcctccctgatccaacccacaaggaAGCAGTTCTTTAGGCAGTACAATTCCTGTGTTTTCATTAATGAAAGACTCACCGTCTTCATTGCAAGCACTAAAATGCTAATTTATAATCGTACAAaatcacaatctctctctctctctctctctctctctctctctctctctctctctctctctctctctctctctctctctctctctctcagtatacataTCCCCTAATGAAATTAAAcagcaacatttaaaaaaaaaaccttatttcacttacatagttaaaaaaaaaaaccttatttcacTTACATAGTAAACTATAATACTGATATGTTATGATCgcaatacatatacagtatatgtaaaaGAACAGGTTGTCCCCGACATTTACTGTAGCTACGTGTggctatatttttattctttctctgatTTACtgaactgtgcttcaatacaagcATAATAGTTGACTCAGTGATTATCACACACATTAtgacagtatacaagagaatattttacCACTACATTTTGATGTTTCATCGCCATCaccattaaaatatttaaaatacaaatttgatATGTAAGCAACACTAAGTTATTATTCATGTCTtaagctgctgctgctctctctctctctcttctctctctctctctctctctctctctctctctctctctctctctgaatgactGTATCTGAAActtttatgtacaaaattaaaaatattaattccagtaataagtttatttcttttagctactaaattgttttcctaaataattcttttggtaataagctcccatcagctgattctcaatgcaaacaaaagacaaatatagacttttattactatattttgctggttatacattaatattacagtacggTGCCGTAATCATTAAAGtaagtcattttattttataagtgtattcattcacaaaataaatatagttttgtgcagcagccataacatgaaaataaagGGGAATTGTTagctaatatacttttgtttgcagaTCTAATGAAGGGGaaactaaaatattaaagaatttataaaagatttatggCATTAGAGAGACATAAAACAtaggcacacacaaacaaaggagtAAAACGAGCAAGGGAGCCATTTTAAAGATAATTCCCTCCTACTACCACTATTAATAGGCAATGTGTTTGGATAGTAGCAATAAGTACATGTGCATCATCAATCAATATAGGCTAGGCTGGATCAATCAATAGTGAGTACCCAAATGATAGTATaaggtatatttggtgtttggacaaatattaaaataggcagttaatcAAAGCGAATTTTGTTTAGGTAGGATGTCTGGTGTTTTAACTATTGAAGTAGGTAGTTAGGGTATAGCCTAGGCATTTTTTGAGGGGTGCGACAATGTGGATATTTGCTTAACGCGGGTGGTTGTGGTCCCCATCCCCCGCGATTACCGAGGccccattgtatatatataatcaatttgcTAAGGctttttatcaatatattatcCATTACATTGTCAATTTTTGAATTTCAGGGTGAAGCAAAGAAAATTGGCAGGTTTGCTTTATGGGTTAGGAACAACCCAAGGAAAGCTCATCATGTGATCCTCAGCCTAGGTCTTTTGGTGTTCTTCAGCCGTCCTCTGTATGACATATTTTTTAGGGATACAGACAAGGATCTTCTCACCAGTGGGAGTCTAAAACgccagtaatatccttgttatcAAGTATGGAATCGGTCAAGAAAGCCCAGAATCGTCTTCGTATGTATCCAAAGTTGATTTATCAGTGTGGACCAATAGCAACTGAATATGCTCGTTGTGTAGCacttaaagaaaatgttttgaaaggTGACTGTTCACAAGAGTTTGAAGCTTTCAAAAAATGTGTTCAGGAAGCTGCAAAAAGAATGAATACAAGGTTGTAGAAACCTTGGTATTGCCAGATTGGGTTTGATTATTGTGTTTAGAATACTAGGGTTACTTTTGTAGAAATTTACCTGTATCATGAAATAGTAAATTCTAATTATGATGGAACCCATGTAATGTGATACTGTATTGTAGTAAAGTATTAGGTAAGTCTAGTTAATCATATTTATTGGGTATTACAAGTGTTTGAAATTCCTTGTAATGGCCCTGGGTACAAGAAGTTCACGATTTGGCTCAACTGAAGCCATTCAGATTCACTTGTTTTTAGGGTTTTTAGTTCGTTTTATGTTTATTGTGTATGGTGAGCACCATGATAAAACCAATGTTCTTAAGTATACAGATGTGGATTATCATGTTTTTACGGATGCTGCATATGAGGTTGCCAATGGTGGCTCCCCCTTTGACAGACACACTTACAGATATACACCATTTCTAGCATGGATGTTACTCCCAAATATTTactatcattttatttttgggaagctgattttttgtttttttgattgtGTAGCTTCAAAATTGATGTACCATTTGCTGTTGCTTGATGGCCAGAGTAAAGCAACTGCAGTTAAATGTTCATTCTTATGGTTATATAACCCACTGGTTATTGGAGTTTCAACTAGAGGAAGTGCTGAGGCTGTCATGGCTGTATTAGTGTTGTTGACCTTGTACATGTTACGATTACGTCTCACCCTTTTGTCAGGGTTTTTTTTGGGcctgtctgttcactttaaattGTACTCTGTGATTTACGCTCTTCCTATGTATGTGTCATTAACAAGTCACCATCATCAGGATTCTGTTGGAAGGCAAATTCTTCCCAACCATGCTAAGGTAAGGTTAGCAGTAGGTGCGATGATTTCATTCTTTGGCATGACTGGgttgggttttttcttatatgGAGAACAGTACATAGAGGAAGCTTTTTTGTACCATCTCTCTAGGACTGATACAAGGCACAATTTTTCCATATACTTTTATCTTTTGTACATTGGGTCTGATTTTCACATCCCGGGGCTAAGCATAGCAACATTTGGTCCCCAGCTCCTTTTAGTTGTTGCCCTCGGGTACAAATTCAGTAATAGATTAGATGTTCCATTTGCCATTTTTGCACAGACTGTTGTGTTTGTAACATTTAACAAAGTTATAACATCTCAGTATTTTTTATGGTATCT encodes:
- the LOC135196275 gene encoding GPI mannosyltransferase 1-like; translated protein: MALGTRSSRFGSTEAIQIHLFLGFLVRFMFIVYGEHHDKTNVLKYTDVDYHVFTDAAYEVANGGSPFDRHTYRYTPFLAWMLLPNIYYHFIFGKLIFCFFDCVASKLMYHLLLLDGQSKATAVKCSFLWLYNPLVIGVSTRGSAEAVMAVLVLLTLYMLRLRLTLLSGFFLGLSVHFKLYSVIYALPMYVSLTSHHHQDSVGRQILPNHAKVRLAVGAMISFFGMTGLGFFLYGEQYIEEAFLYHLSRTDTRHNFSIYFYLLYIGSDFHIPGLSIATFGPQLLLVVALGYKFSNRLDVPFAIFAQTVVFVTFNKVITSQYFLWYLVLLPVIVPRLSMTWQKGVLLTVLWTAAQVSWLLPAYLLEFHAINAFIPIWLESIAFFCCNVGILMAFISSYIAIPNIHHQNSRKNR